The Pseudorasbora parva isolate DD20220531a chromosome 16, ASM2467924v1, whole genome shotgun sequence genome includes a region encoding these proteins:
- the spata2l gene encoding spermatogenesis associated 2-like, with amino-acid sequence MHSFAHKKTENGLINRYQTNLERRIEKGDRSLICRDEELCKEVEALLCSNNALKIHNLHGLDSLTVMEKSLHAFPSKTGQMGLEKLSKAFEVLELAALNLYVFPWRREYRLVKMFSGMFTHLIKPALTLQQAKELFGLLGYQPSSPNEDEELTLTSKLAPTDFLLSLACGFFTARMECQLLLSALGSAHRGVEWVLQLVKERKAGHSLQVALENTKRKSEVASTSTPILTSGMDGELDLYTEQANVTSHMMSTTFSPPHSSYMPPKEITQSKPLQKEPIQSDIRNNEDASKRRSINTSGSMESFGDANSKEDVQRQAAVNVMCSCISPHSLYIYQCETCKDVHSTLCSFYKECSINGHTLALCNTKELYLTQDQLRLDKEKDTLKTHHCMVNSTSDSFLVCYDCQEIHDHNCNVIKKCNSKQHNVQPTGKLQPPQGERVNSQNRHRCLSSATPVDVICHTSNNSHDYLCKDWQSCVTNAHHTQFTQETDDSGTSCAPISVHESCLKAKESLPEIVCLTCKIFHHFACPVGWHCSQKHKIQDIGTKCVTCLGPELDTICRYCGTPYCKRCCFKNALLCKCGKSLIPSTSV; translated from the exons atGCATTCTTTTGCTCATAAAAAGACAGAGAATGGTCTTATCAATAGGTATCAGACTAACTTGGAGAGACGAATTGAGAAGGGGGACCGAAGTTTGATTTGCAGGGATGAGGAACTGTGCAAGGAAGTGGAGGCGCTCCTTTGCAGTAACAATGCCTTGAAGATACATAATCTACATGGATTAGATTCACTCACAGTAATGGAAAAATCTCTCCATGCATTTCCTTCTAAAACTGGCCAAATGGGGCTTGAAAAGCTTTCTAAGGCTTTTGAAGTGTTGGAGCTCGCTGCGTTAAACCTCTACGTGTTCCCCTGGAGAAGAGAGTACAGACTGGTTAAG ATGTTTTCAGGTATGTTCACCCATTTGATCAAACCTGCACTGACCCTTCAGCAGGCTAAAGAGCTGTTTGGATTGCTTGGGTACCAGCCGTCAAGCCCTAATGAAGATGAGGAGTTGACACTGACCTCTAAACTAGCTCCTACTGATTTCTTACTCAGCCTAGCATGTGGTTTTTTCACTGCCCGGATGGAGTGCCAGCTGCTGCTTTCCGCCTTGGGCTCTGCCCACAGAGGTGTGGAGTGGGTTCTTCAGCTTGTTAAAGAGAGGAAGGCGGGCCACAGTCTTCAGGTTGCATTAGAGAACACCAAGAGAAAGTCAGAGGTTGCTAGTACCTCGACTCCCATCCTGACAAGCGGCATGGACGGTGAGCTGGATCTGTACACAGAGCAGGCAAATGTGACTTCTCACATGATGTCCACTACTTTTTCACCACCACACTCTTCTTATATGCCACCAAAAGAGATCACTCAAAGCAAGCCTTTACAAAAAGAGCCCATACAATCAGACATAAGGAATAATGAGGACGCAAGCAAGAGAAGATCAATCAACACTTCAGGTTCAATGGAAAGCTTTGGTGATGCTAATTCAAAAGAGGATGTCCAGAGACAAGCAGCAGTAAATGTGATGTGCAGCTGTATTTCTCCacattcattatatatataccaATGTGAGACGTGCAAAGATGTTCACAGTACATTGTGTAGCTTTTATAAAGAGTGCTCAATCAATGGGCATACTTTAGCACTGTGCAACACTAAAGAGCTTTATTTAACACAAGACCAGCTTAGATTGGACAAGGAAAAAGATACTCTAAAGACACATCATTGCATGGTCAATTCTACTTCTGATTCATTTTTGGTCTGCTATGACTGCCAGGAAATCCATGACCACAActgtaatgttattaaaaagtgcAATTCAAAACAACACAATGTGCAGCCTACAGGAAAATTGCAGCCCCCTCAAGGGGAAAGAGTGAATTCTCAAAACAGGCACAGATGTCTTTCTTCTGCAACTCCAGTAGATGTAATCTGCCACACCAgtaacaactcccatgattatCTTTGTAAAGATTGGCAAAGTTGTGTTACGAATGCACATCATACACAGTTTACCCAGGAAACGGATGATTCAGGAACATCTTGTGCACCAATATCAGTTCACGAAAGTTGTTTGAAAGCTAAAGAGTCTTTGCCTGAAATTGTATGCCTCACTTGTAAAATCTTTCATCACTTTGCGTGTCCTGTTGGATGGCATTGCtctcaaaaacacaaaatacaaGATATCGGAACTAAATGCGTCACTTGCTTGGGTCCTGAACTTGACACCATCTGCAGGTATTGTGGTACCCCTTATTGCAAACGGTGTTGCTTTAAAAATGCACTGTTATGTAAGTGTGGAAAATCTCTCATCCCCTCTACTTCTGTATAA